In Dyadobacter sp. NIV53, a single window of DNA contains:
- a CDS encoding substrate-binding domain-containing protein: MKNFKSLLFAAGLAMVTAPFSFSQEVSQNKVIITGVRFAYPLIDKWIKQYSAENPGSQIVIETRTVTDPEKYDLLIEAYDQEKAVKEGREFISIGRYALLPVANAKSEFAKQYEDKGLIEKTYKQIFFHDIFAEKDESITAPFTVYTRLQKAGAPLTFAKYFGYEQQQIKGKTIAGADEHLIKALLKDETGITYTVPGLAYDLNTRKPTEGIAIIPVDLDGNGKVSKEEKLVGNLDQVIEKLETEKVKNVPVEYINFSIAKNSTNLEAKKFLLWVASHGENDLHQFGYLKPDAKRLQLEKEKLEKFLAVK, from the coding sequence ATGAAAAATTTTAAATCATTACTTTTCGCTGCTGGCCTTGCTATGGTCACAGCTCCGTTTTCTTTTTCGCAGGAGGTTTCCCAGAATAAAGTTATTATTACCGGAGTTCGTTTTGCGTATCCGTTGATCGACAAATGGATTAAACAATATTCTGCCGAAAACCCAGGTTCACAAATTGTGATCGAGACGAGAACTGTTACTGATCCGGAAAAGTATGATCTGCTCATTGAAGCTTACGATCAGGAAAAAGCGGTTAAAGAAGGACGGGAATTTATTTCAATTGGCCGGTATGCACTTTTACCTGTTGCCAATGCAAAATCCGAATTTGCGAAGCAGTATGAGGATAAGGGGTTAATTGAAAAAACGTATAAGCAAATATTTTTCCATGATATTTTTGCGGAAAAAGATGAGTCGATCACAGCTCCATTTACCGTTTATACACGTTTGCAAAAAGCGGGTGCGCCGTTAACTTTTGCAAAATATTTTGGCTACGAACAACAGCAAATTAAGGGAAAGACCATTGCTGGTGCTGATGAGCATTTGATTAAGGCTCTTTTGAAGGACGAAACAGGTATTACTTATACCGTACCTGGCCTGGCTTACGATTTGAACACCCGTAAACCTACCGAAGGAATTGCCATTATTCCGGTAGACCTGGATGGAAACGGTAAGGTTTCAAAAGAAGAAAAACTGGTTGGAAATCTGGATCAGGTGATTGAAAAACTTGAAACTGAAAAAGTGAAAAATGTACCGGTTGAGTATATTAACTTTTCAATAGCTAAAAACAGCACCAATCTGGAAGCCAAGAAATTTCTGTTATGGGTTGCTTCGCACGGAGAAAATGATCTTCACCAGTTTGGTTACCTGAAACCTGATGCAAAACGTTTGCAGCTTGAAAAAGAGAAACTTGAAAAATTCCTGGCAGTAAAGTAA
- a CDS encoding SRPBCC family protein has product MNDKLIAETSVSIDAPVSEVWKAITTPSIIKKYLMGTNVTTDWKEGSPITYEGEYNGKKYKDKGIIRKIEPEKILESTYWSSAGGKEDKPENYNIVTYQLSGHDDITAVKLSQTNVRSEQEKEQATDNWASVLKKLKEVVEKAHSKNSASAE; this is encoded by the coding sequence ATGAACGATAAGCTTATTGCCGAAACATCTGTCAGTATTGATGCACCTGTTTCAGAGGTTTGGAAAGCGATTACCACTCCTTCCATAATAAAGAAATACCTGATGGGTACAAATGTAACTACCGATTGGAAGGAAGGAAGCCCGATTACTTATGAAGGGGAATACAATGGTAAGAAATATAAGGATAAAGGTATCATCCGAAAAATTGAACCTGAGAAAATACTGGAAAGTACTTACTGGAGTTCAGCAGGAGGGAAGGAAGATAAACCGGAAAACTATAATATTGTAACCTACCAACTATCAGGACACGACGACATTACTGCCGTAAAACTTTCACAAACAAATGTCAGGTCTGAGCAAGAGAAGGAGCAAGCCACTGATAATTGGGCATCTGTTCTTAAAAAATTAAAAGAGGTTGTGGAAAAAGCTCACAGCAAAAATTCGGCTTCGGCTGAATAA
- a CDS encoding DUF1287 domain-containing protein: MLKTHFLRLLLLFITNSLFAQATFENRLSNATISLTGQKVKYDPKYFSISYPNGDVPADRGVCTDVIVRAYRKLGIDLQKEVHEDMQNSFARYPKNWGMKTTDKNIDHRRVPNLMKFFSRKGTELAISQNADDYKSGDIVCWNLHGGITHIGLVVNRKSSDGKRNLIVHNIGGGQVLADCLFTYRIIGHYRYGG, translated from the coding sequence ATGCTAAAAACTCATTTTTTAAGGCTGTTATTGCTATTTATAACAAATAGCCTATTCGCTCAGGCAACATTCGAAAACCGCCTTTCCAACGCTACCATTTCTTTAACCGGCCAAAAAGTAAAATACGATCCGAAATATTTTAGCATCAGCTATCCTAATGGCGATGTGCCTGCTGACAGAGGCGTTTGTACTGATGTGATAGTGAGAGCTTATCGTAAACTCGGCATAGACTTACAAAAGGAAGTACATGAGGATATGCAGAACAGCTTTGCACGCTATCCCAAAAACTGGGGCATGAAAACTACTGACAAAAATATTGATCACCGCCGTGTTCCTAATCTAATGAAATTCTTTTCACGGAAAGGAACAGAACTGGCTATTAGCCAAAACGCAGATGATTACAAATCCGGCGATATTGTTTGCTGGAACCTGCACGGTGGAATCACACACATCGGTTTGGTGGTCAATAGGAAATCAAGCGACGGCAAAAGAAATTTAATTGTCCATAATATAGGTGGCGGGCAGGTTTTAGCAGATTGCTTGTTTACTTACAGAATTATCGGCCATTATCGCTATGGCGGGTGA